From the Helicobacter mustelae genome, the window TCACCAAATATCCACTATTCCCCACGATGGAACGCCCTGGCTCACAGATAATAGTCACATCTAGGCCGCTAAGTTTTGACAAAATGCTCTGGGCGTAGTCATGGATGTCAAACACCCCCTCATCCTTGTAACAAATCCCCACTCCTCCTCCAACATCAAAAAATTTCAAATCAATACCAATGGCCACCAATCCTCTTGCAAAATCCGCAATTTTTTGAGTGGATTGAGCGATGGGATCTAGTTGTGTGAGCTGACTGCCAATGTGAAAATGCACCCCTATGGGCTGCAAGAAATCTGATTTATGCGCATAGAGATACATCCTCCTTGCCTCTTCCATCTCTACGCCAAATTTATTTTCACTCAGTCCCGTAGAAATATAGGGATGGGTTTTTGGATCGATGTTGGGATTTACGCGAACGGAGATGCGAGCAATAGATCCAAGCTCTTTTGCCACAGCCTCGACACGCAAAAGCTCTGCATAAGATTCGACATTGATGAACAAAATCCCAATTTTTAGCGCCTCTTTTATCTCACTGTCTTTTTTCCCCACCCCGCTGAAAATAATGCGATAGGGCTTAATTCCTGCTAAAATCGCGCGTTTGACTTCACCAATGGATACACAATCCGCCCCGCCATCAAGTTCTGCAATAATCTTAATCACACTCAAATTTGAATTTGCCTTGAGTGCGTAGCAAATCAAGCTCTTGCGCCCACTAAAAGCATCCTTGTACGCCAAAAAATTTGCTTTGATTTTCTCCATGTCATACACATAAAGCGGCGTTCCATAATCCTCTGCCAATTGTTGAAAATCAAACATTGCACTTCCCAAATAATTCTTAAATTTTGGCTATAATTCTAGCCAAAAACTTTGAGATAAAAGTGAACTTAAATCATGAATTCCTATCCTGTCTTACTTGCTATGATTGTGTCAAATTGCCTTTGCTTGCTTAACTCATTGTCCGTTTACAAAAAGGTCACACAAACAAAGCCAGAGGCTAGAGTTCATGGGGGCAAAACGCGGTCAAAAACTCAAGGATTTCTCCCCCAGATTTCCCCAAACAATCCAATCTCAAACATACAAAGGGCATGGCAATGGCGCTAACCTCTTCCCAAGAAATGACACTAACTAAAATCAGTGAACCCATTATGGCATCTGTAATTATCTTGAATGACGACTATACTCCTATGGATTTTGTAATCAACATCTTGATGAGTGTTTTTGAAAAAAATCAAGATCAAGCCACGCAAATCATGCTAGAAGTCCATCACAAAGGAAGCGGGGTCTGTGGGATCTATCCCTATGATATTGCGGAATTAAAATTGCAAATTGCACGAGAAAAAACCAAAACCGCACAGCTTCCCCTGCAGCTAGAACTCCAAATATTATAGGTTAGGATTATGGAAAGTCTTTTGAGTCCAGAGCTCACTAAAATCATCAATCACTCCGTGCAGTTAAGTAAAAAAATGCAGCATAATGTGCTCACCATTGAGCATATTTTTTTGGCTCTGTTAGAAGATCCCCAGGGAGAAAATCTACTCAAGAATTGCGGCCTAGATACAGAAAATGCCAAAAAAATCCTTTCCCAATATCTCATAAAGCACATTCCTATCACTCCGCATTCTAGCAATAGCATTCCTCATCAAACCCCTGCCCTAGAGCGCGTATTTCTCAATATGGTAAATCATGCCAATTCCTCCAATCAATCCCAGATTAATATCGAGGATTTTTTGATCTTTACCTTGGCTGAAGAGCAGAGCTATAGCGCGCTATTGCTCAAAAGCTATGAAATAGAAAAAACCCAGATCCTAGAGGCTGCAAATTTCACAAAAGAAGAAGATCAACTCGAGCAATATGCCAAAAATCTCAACCACCTTGCCAAAAAAGGCAAGATTGACCCCATTATTGGAAGAGAAAAAGAAATTTTGCGTGCGAGCGAGGTTTTGTGCAAACGCAAGAAAAATAATGTAGTCCTAATCGGGGAGCCAGGAGTGGGGAAAACTGCGATTGCTGAGGGGATTGCACTAAGCATCACACAAAAAACCTGTGCGCCTAGTTTGAGAAAGTTTGAAATTTTTGAGCTAGATCTTGTGGGAATGGTGGCAGGCACTAAATACCGAGGAGATTTTGAAAAGCGCTTAAAGGGTGTGTTAAAAACGATACAAAAAAGAAAAAACGTTGTCCTATTCATCGATGAGATTCACATGCTAGTGGGGGCAGGCAGCACTGGGACAAGCAACATGGATGCAGCAAATATCCTAAAGCCCCTCCTCTCTAGCGGAAATCTTCGATGCATCGGAGCAACAACCTTTCAAGAATATAAAAATTCCTTTTCTAGAGACAAGGCCCTAAATCGCAGATTCATCCCCATTGAGGTGCTAGAGCCAAGCCCAGAGACTTGCTATGAGATCTTAGAAAAAGTAGCTCCTTTGTATGAGAAACATCATAATGTCACTTACAGCAAGGATGCGCTAAAAGCCTGTGTGGATCTCTCCAATCTCTATATCACAGAGCGCTTTTTGCCAGATAAGGCCATCGATCTCCTTGATGAAGCGGGCGTAAATCTCCAAAACAAAAAACACAAAACCATCACAAAAATCCAGATCCAGCAGTCTTTAGCGCGCTTTGTCAACATCCCTCAAAACATCCTAAAATCCGATGAAAAAACCCTCTTAAAAAGATTAGAAAAAACCCTGCAGAGTAAGATTTTCTCCCAAGAAGAAGCGATTCAAAAAATCACCTCTGTCATCAAAATCAACAAAGCAGGGCTTAGCGATCCCAAAAAGCCCATCGGAAGTTTTTTGTTTGTGGGTGCCAGTGGAGTAGGGAAAACCGCACTTAGCATTGAACTAGCAAATGCACTAGGGATTGCCTTTCATCGCATTGATATGAGCGAGTACATGGAAGCTCACAGCATTTCTAAACTTATTGGCGCACCCAGTGGTTATGTGGGGTTTGAACAAGGTGGGATCTTGGTAGATATGATCCGAAAATCTCCGCATTGTGTGCTCTTGCTAGATGAGATTGAAAAGGCCCATCCTGATATCTTCCACCTGCTCTTACAAGTCATGGATGATGCAAGACTGAGTGATAATCAAGGAAATAAAGCAGATTTTAAAAATGTCATTTTAATCATGACCTCCAATGCAGGTACAAATGAAAATCAAAATATGGGCTTTAATGCCACAATCAAAGATAAGCAACAAACAGCAATTAAAAATCTTTTCACCCCAGAATTTCGTGGGAGATTGGATGCCATCGTGCATTTCAACTCCCTTACCATCAAGGACTATCAAAACATCACCAAAAAATATATTACAGAACTCAATGCCACGCTAAAAGATCGCGCACTCAGCCTATCTCTAGAACCCAGCGCACTTGTTTATATCGCAAATCTCGCACTCGATCCCATGCTAGGCGCAAGAGAAATCAAAAAATTCATCAACAACAACATCAAACCACAACTCAGTGAAATTTTGTTATTTGAAAAACTGAAAAAAAACACATCGATTAAAATCTGCCTAGAGCAAGATGCAATCCTGCTCAAAAAAGAAGAACCCCATGATGAAAAAAACGAGGCTCCATGCTAAGAATTGTGATTTTATGTGGTGGAAGTGGGACAAGACTCTGGCCCCTATCTCGAGAAAATTTTCCCAAACAATTCCATAAGCTTTTTGGTGAATCCTCTCTTTTCCAAAAAACCCTCTTGCGCAATCTTCCCCTAAAAAATCTCTACACAGATGCAAAAATCGAAGTGGTCAGCAATGAGCAGTATTATTTTTTATTACAAAATCAAAGCGCAGAAATTGGGGTGGAGATTTCTTCTTTTATTTGTGAGAGTGTTAGCAAAAATACTGCCGCTGCCATTGCATTTAGTGCCTTTCATGCCAAGCCTAGTGATATTTTATTAGTTTTGCCAAGCGATCACCTAATCCTTGATTCTAAAAGCTATTTAGAACATATCCACAAGGCCATAGAAATCGCGCAAAATGGCTATTTACTCACTTTTGGCATCACCCCTAAAGAGCCTCATACAGGCTATGGCTACATACAATCCCATCAAGGCATCGTCAAGAAATTTATCGAAAAACCTGATCTTAAGCATGCCAAAGAATATTATAAAGCTGGGGATTTTTATTGGAATAGTGGGATGTTTTGCTTCCAGGCAAAGGTATTTTTACAAGAGCTAGAGTGCTATGCCAAAAACATTTATGATCACGCAAAAGAGGCTTATTTGCATGCACGCAAAGATTCTCCTGGGATTTTGGTTCTACCAAAGGAGCAAAGCCAAAAAATTCCAAGCAACAGTATTGATTATGCGGTTTTAGAAAAAAGCTCTAGGGTGTATTGTCTTGCTTCTGATTTTTCTTGGAATGATGTAGGGAGCTTTGATTCCCTGCAGTCTTGTGTGGAAAATACTCCCATTGTCACAGAATCTAGCAGCAACAACTTCGTGCTAGCCAACAAACTCGTTGCCATGATTGATGTAGAAGACCTCATTGTCATAGACACACAAGACTCCATGCTGATTGCCAAAAAAGGATCCAGCCAAAAAGTAAAAAACATCCTTCCCAAAATCAAACAAGTCGCCCCAGAACTCACACAAAACCATCAATTCACCTACCGCCCATGGGGAAGTTATCAGGTCTTATTAGAAACCCCTACCTACAAAATCAAACAAATCGTTGTAAAACCACAATCCCGCCTAAGCTTGCAGAAACATTTTCATCGCAATGAGCATTGGATTATTGTCAGTGGCACCGCACAAATTACATTAGAATCTGATACTTTTGCACTTCATCCCAATGAGTCCACCTACATCCCCATGGGGAAAACCCATCGCCTAGCAAATCTAGGTAAAATCGATCTTGTTGTGATTGAAGTGCAAATCGGGGAATATTTGGGCGAGGATGATATTGTGCGCATTGAGGATGATTTTTCTCGCAAATAATGCTTTTAAAAACTTGTCTTAGGCTCTAACGCACTTTTTTTGCTGCAAATCTTACTCCATGCATTTGTGTGCCATTTTTTAAAACAAACCCTCTGAGCGCCGCTGCAAGGGATAAATCCTATCTATGCTATAATTTTCCGCACAAAAATCAAGGAAAAAACATGAAGAGAGCTCTTATTACAGGCATCACGGGGCAAGATGGCGCATACCTTGCAGAATTCCTGCTAAAAAACAATTATGAAGTCCATGGCATCAAACGTCGTAGTTCGTTATTCAACACAGATAGAATCGATCATCTTTATCAAGATCCTCATGTGCAAAACCGAAATTTCTTTCTCCATTATGGAGACATGACAGATTCCATGAATCTCACTCGCATCATCCAAGAAGTGCAGCCTGATGAAATCTATAATTTGGCCGCGATGAGTCATGTGGGAGTGTCTTTTGAAACCCCAGAGTATACCGCAAACGCTGATGGCATAGGAACACTCAGGATCCTAGAAGCTGTGCGCCTACTCAATCTTGCTCAAAAAACCAAAATCTATCAAGCCTCTACAAGCGAACTCTATGGACTTGTGCAAGAGATTCCTCAAAATGAAAAAACTCCTTTTTATCCTCGCTCTCCCTATGCTTGTGCCAAGCTTTATGCTTATTGGATTACTGTGAATTATCGCGAGGCTTATGAAATTTTTGCCTGCAATGGAATTTTATTCAATCATGAAAGCCCTATCCGCGGAGAGACATTTGTGACTCGAAAAATCACGCGCGCAGCAGCAAAGATCGCTCTAGGACTCCAAGACAAGCTCTATTTAGGCAATCTTTCTAGCAAGCGAGATTGGGGGCATGCAAAAGATTATGTACGAATGATGCATATGATCTTGCAAGCTCCAAAAGCACAAGACTATGTAATTGCTACAGGAATTACTACAGAGGTGAGGGAATTTGTAAAAATGGCATTTCAAGAGCTTGGCATCCAATGTGAATTTGTAGGCGAGGGAATTGAAGAAAAAGGCATAGTAAAGGCTTGTTTGGGGGATTATCAATTGCCCAAGGGCAAGCAAATCATAGCCATAGATCCGCGTTATTTCCGTCCTACAGAAGTAGATTTGCTCATTGGCGATGCAAGCAAGGCTAGAGAAGAGCTCGGCTGGATCCCTGAATATAATCTCAATATGCTCATCAAAGAAATGGTACAAAGTGATCTTTTATTGATGCAAAAAGAAAAGCTTTTGAAAGATTCTGGTTATCCCGTTATGTCATATTTTGAATAAAGTGCTTGTTTTTTAGATGAAGTTCTTATTTTTTAAGAGCGCTGCCACTTCTCCCTCTCCCCTTATTCATACAATGCGTGCAGCCACCTCGCGAGTCGCTTTCACACCTCACCCATGGGGAGAAGTGGGGCTATAACTTAGATATTTCACTTGGCTTTTTATTTGGATAACTCCCCCCTCCCTATGCTTTGGGAGTTAGAGCACGGACCTTTCAATCACGCCTTGGCAAATCCAGGAATTTCACAGCAAGAATTTTTTATAAGAGATGAAATTACTTTTATAAAATGGGTAAGCTAATTTTTGACAAAAACAACAAGCCAGCAAAGCATGTTTATCTACCTAGAGGCACGGGGGGAGATTCCCTGCACCCAAGTGCAAAAACAAACTTAACTAATATTGTTTGATTTTTTAAGTATTCTTTCTGAACAACTGCTTACAACAACCAAAGCGCATGCCATAATTGCAACATCTTTGATTACCAATCGGCCTGCTCCAGACAAATAGGGGAAGCCATGATTCATTCCGCAAAGATTAGCCACCCATACCTCTGGTGTTGTTATCAAAAAAGATAAAGTAATACAAGTCATCAAAAATACAAGTATCCCCCCTATTACACCCAAAATAGGATAGATGAGTCCAAATAACACCATTGTTCCATAAAGAATAATCAATATGCCAAGCCCATAGGATACAAGATATGTCCTATTTTTATCATTCCATTGATGCTTTTGCTCATCATATGTACCTTCAGGAATCTTATTGGACTTATAATTACCCGGATCTTTGTAAAAGAAACTAGACAAAGGCGAGTTTGCAACAAAGGGAACAATTCCTTCTGCTTCATAATTAAAAAACTTTAATCCACCAATCCAGATGAAAATAAGAAAAATAGCAAGATGAGAAATAACTACAGCAACATGCTTAAGTTGTGATAAGCCCCTTAAAGCAGTGATATACATGATAAAAAATCCTTTTTGATAAATATTTGGAGTTGGTAATATTAAGCCAATTAAAGCAATGAATAGTAAATACTCTTTGGCACCGCAGCTAGCAATAGATCGCTATGCCAAAAACATTTATGATCACGCAAAGGAGGCTTATTTGCATGCACGCAAGGATTCTCCTGAGAGTTTGGTTCTGCCAAGGGAGCAAGGCCAAAAAATTCCATCAATGAAAATTTCAATGCCTAATACGCATAAGCCAATAAGCTTAGTCAAAATAAGGACACAAAATAGAACAATTTGCAAGCTTAGTAGTTGAGCTCTTAATTGCCATCATGCTTGCAAGAAGCGGGATGGGCAGAATGCATCTACAAATCTACAACTAGGAGTAACAAAACCTTGTGCAAGGGCAACTAAGTGCAAGGGCAACCAAACCCCTCCAGAAACTCACTACTCTGTGCGCAAAAAGCTCCCTAAATATCAAGAGCTTGTCAGATTACAGCATAGTAATAAGTTTATGCAAAGTGGCCAAAATACTTAGAGCATAAATCAAAAGCAGCAAAATCTTATGCACCCTCTCGCTTGCTAGGGCGATGAGCTTAATCCCAATACCCACACCCAAAAATGCACCAACACCCGTAATGAGTCCTGCTTGGATGGCAGTGTTATCAAGCACGCCCCCATGATAAAGCGAGACCACACCAGACAAAGAAGCAAACACCACAAAAAACAAGCCCAGCGGAACGATTTTCTTGGAATCATATTTCAGAAAAAAGCCCAGAAATGGCACCATCAAAATCCCTCCGCCCATGCCAAGGGGGATGGAAAAAATCCCTGTAATTAGCCCTGCGAAGAATAAAATCGCATGCGTCCTATCGATGGAAGAGGAAATAAACCCGTGGCAAGGCTTGGGGCCTTCTTCTTTGTGCATGGAAAAATGCGCCTCCTCAAAATGCTGCTTTTTGGAGTTACTAAAGGCATATTTAAAAAAGCTATAGCACACCACGATGACAAACACGCTCATCAAGATTTTATCATCAATGAATTTAAGCAAAAAGCTCCCTAAAAATGCACCCATTAGCCCACCAAATGCCGCGAAAAAACCCTCTTTGAGACTCAAGAGGCCCTTGGAATAATTGATGATGGATCCTACTAGAGAGGAAAAAAGCATCTGAATGAGAGAAATCCCCACCGCATGGCTATAGCTAAAATGTGCAAAAATCGCGCTGGGGACTACGATCTCCCCACCCCCTATGCCAAAAAACCCCGCTGTGATACCGGTAAAAAGCCCCACGAGAGACAAAAAAATCGCATTGGATTCCTCAACTAACATAAAAACTCCTCTAAATTCGCACATACTAACCTGTTGGAGTGAATGCTTGACCAATTTTTGCGCAAAGCTCCATGCAAAAAAATAAGGCTCTCATTCTGCCATTTCCCAGTAGCTAGCTTTTGGCAAAATAAGAAAATTTTCTGTATCATAAAAATTTACAAAAAGGAACGGGATGAGAATCAAATTTAATGGCCAGCCCCTAAGCACCACATGTCAAAATAGCGCAGAGTTTTTCCATCAACACTCCAAAGATCCCAGCGATGTGTGGATTATCAATGGTTTTGCTACAAAGCAATCCCAACAACTCCACGAAAACGATGAGCTTTTTTGCATTCCCAAGGGAAAAATTCCTCAAAAAGAAGCGCTAGATGCGATGATGCGCGCACGCCACACCCCACACTTGCATGACAAGCTCAAACGTGCCAGTGTGGCTATTTGTGGACTCGGAGGGCTGGGATCGCATATTGCCATCATGCTTGCAAGAAGCGGGGTAGGGAAGGTGCATCTCATTGATTTTGACATCATTGAACCTAGCAACCTCAATCGCCAATCTTACATGATAGAGGATCTTGGGAAGCTTAAAACCAAGGCGTTGCAAGAACAGATCAAAAAAATCAATCCCTTCATCTCCACACAAATCCACACCCTACGCATCACAGAGGACAATATCCCAGAATTATTCCCAGGGGATGATATTGTTTGTGAGGCATTTGATAGCATAGAAGCCAAGGCGATGCTAATGCAAAATTTTCACCGTCACTTTCCCCAAAAGATTTTAATTTGTGGAAGCGGACTAGCTGGCTATGGGGAATCTAATAGCATCAAAACACACAAAATCACCAAAAATCTCTATGTTTGTGGCGATCTCACAAGCGAGGCACAAATAGGCAGAGGACTCATGTCCCCACGTGTAAACATCTGTGCGGGGCATCAAGCCAATCTTGTCTTAGAGCTTTTGGCAAAATAAAAAAGCAGGATTTTTCAAAACCCCAATCACCTAATTAACAAACCCCTGATTCTCTTCATCAAACTCCATGATGTATTGCAATACTCCCACCTTTTGTCCCGCCTGCAAATACTCTGTTGTGTGATCGATAAGGACAAGGCTATTACAAGCCCCAAAAGTGCTGATTGCATTAGGACTGTATTTGCCTTGTTGATAAGGAGTAAAAACCCCCTCTCTTAGATCTCCTAAAATCATATGCGCTCGCTTTCCCTTGAGATACAAATCCTCTTTTAGCGTTGCAATAATGGGCTTAGGGTAATAAGTCCGTGCTCCACTGAGATAAAAAATCGTTGGCACCAAGAGTGCGAGTAAATTTAAGATTCCACTTAATGGATTGCCAGGCAGGCAAAAAATATAGCAGTTCTTTAGCCTTGCAACCATCAATGGTTTTCCAGGCTTAATATTAAGTTTGTGATAAAAAATTTCTGCGTGATTTTTTTGCAAGATTTTTTCAAAAAAATCCGCATCCCCCACGCTTGCGCCACCGCTTGTAATTAAAATATCATGCCCTTCTACCGCGGATAATAGCCTTGATTCTAATCTCAAAAAATCATCGGGTAAAATCCCAAGATATTGGGCTTGTAAATCATAATTTTCCAGCAATGCGCAGATGCTAGGAGCATTGATATTATAAATTTGATGCCCTCTTGCATTTTCCCCGACCTCCAAGATCTCATTCCCACTAGAAAAAACACCAATCCTGCAGCATTCTCTTACTTCGAGCTCTGCATACCCCTGCGAAGCAAGCAAACCGATTTTGCCAAAATCCAGGCGTTCGCCTCTTTTTGCAATCAAAGCACCCGCTTGCTTCTCTTCCCCTTTTTTGCGAATGTTGCTGTTTTTAGCCAAGGGCCTAGGCACAGTCAATTTCTCCCCCTCCAAAACCGCCTGCTCAATTGGCACAACCACATCTGCACCT encodes:
- the gmd gene encoding GDP-mannose 4,6-dehydratase is translated as MKRALITGITGQDGAYLAEFLLKNNYEVHGIKRRSSLFNTDRIDHLYQDPHVQNRNFFLHYGDMTDSMNLTRIIQEVQPDEIYNLAAMSHVGVSFETPEYTANADGIGTLRILEAVRLLNLAQKTKIYQASTSELYGLVQEIPQNEKTPFYPRSPYACAKLYAYWITVNYREAYEIFACNGILFNHESPIRGETFVTRKITRAAAKIALGLQDKLYLGNLSSKRDWGHAKDYVRMMHMILQAPKAQDYVIATGITTEVREFVKMAFQELGIQCEFVGEGIEEKGIVKACLGDYQLPKGKQIIAIDPRYFRPTEVDLLIGDASKAREELGWIPEYNLNMLIKEMVQSDLLLMQKEKLLKDSGYPVMSYFE
- the thiF gene encoding thiamine biosynthesis protein ThiF, encoding MRIKFNGQPLSTTCQNSAEFFHQHSKDPSDVWIINGFATKQSQQLHENDELFCIPKGKIPQKEALDAMMRARHTPHLHDKLKRASVAICGLGGLGSHIAIMLARSGVGKVHLIDFDIIEPSNLNRQSYMIEDLGKLKTKALQEQIKKINPFISTQIHTLRITEDNIPELFPGDDIVCEAFDSIEAKAMLMQNFHRHFPQKILICGSGLAGYGESNSIKTHKITKNLYVCGDLTSEAQIGRGLMSPRVNICAGHQANLVLELLAK
- a CDS encoding ATP-dependent Clp protease adaptor ClpS, producing MALTSSQEMTLTKISEPIMASVIILNDDYTPMDFVINILMSVFEKNQDQATQIMLEVHHKGSGVCGIYPYDIAELKLQIAREKTKTAQLPLQLELQIL
- a CDS encoding molybdopterin molybdotransferase MoeA, with amino-acid sequence MLELQDAIKINFSLPRLALKSKICAIYKAQGRLLARDYFITRPLPLFDNSAMDGYALKSTEQGETLFCRRRIFAGDDASDRILEPKEAIAVMTGAMIPQGADVVVPIEQAVLEGEKLTVPRPLAKNSNIRKKGEEKQAGALIAKRGERLDFGKIGLLASQGYAELEVRECCRIGVFSSGNEILEVGENARGHQIYNINAPSICALLENYDLQAQYLGILPDDFLRLESRLLSAVEGHDILITSGGASVGDADFFEKILQKNHAEIFYHKLNIKPGKPLMVARLKNCYIFCLPGNPLSGILNLLALLVPTIFYLSGARTYYPKPIIATLKEDLYLKGKRAHMILGDLREGVFTPYQQGKYSPNAISTFGACNSLVLIDHTTEYLQAGQKVGVLQYIMEFDEENQGFVN
- a CDS encoding AAA family ATPase encodes the protein MESLLSPELTKIINHSVQLSKKMQHNVLTIEHIFLALLEDPQGENLLKNCGLDTENAKKILSQYLIKHIPITPHSSNSIPHQTPALERVFLNMVNHANSSNQSQINIEDFLIFTLAEEQSYSALLLKSYEIEKTQILEAANFTKEEDQLEQYAKNLNHLAKKGKIDPIIGREKEILRASEVLCKRKKNNVVLIGEPGVGKTAIAEGIALSITQKTCAPSLRKFEIFELDLVGMVAGTKYRGDFEKRLKGVLKTIQKRKNVVLFIDEIHMLVGAGSTGTSNMDAANILKPLLSSGNLRCIGATTFQEYKNSFSRDKALNRRFIPIEVLEPSPETCYEILEKVAPLYEKHHNVTYSKDALKACVDLSNLYITERFLPDKAIDLLDEAGVNLQNKKHKTITKIQIQQSLARFVNIPQNILKSDEKTLLKRLEKTLQSKIFSQEEAIQKITSVIKINKAGLSDPKKPIGSFLFVGASGVGKTALSIELANALGIAFHRIDMSEYMEAHSISKLIGAPSGYVGFEQGGILVDMIRKSPHCVLLLDEIEKAHPDIFHLLLQVMDDARLSDNQGNKADFKNVILIMTSNAGTNENQNMGFNATIKDKQQTAIKNLFTPEFRGRLDAIVHFNSLTIKDYQNITKKYITELNATLKDRALSLSLEPSALVYIANLALDPMLGAREIKKFINNNIKPQLSEILLFEKLKKNTSIKICLEQDAILLKKEEPHDEKNEAPC
- the lysA gene encoding diaminopimelate decarboxylase, translating into MFDFQQLAEDYGTPLYVYDMEKIKANFLAYKDAFSGRKSLICYALKANSNLSVIKIIAELDGGADCVSIGEVKRAILAGIKPYRIIFSGVGKKDSEIKEALKIGILFINVESYAELLRVEAVAKELGSIARISVRVNPNIDPKTHPYISTGLSENKFGVEMEEARRMYLYAHKSDFLQPIGVHFHIGSQLTQLDPIAQSTQKIADFARGLVAIGIDLKFFDVGGGVGICYKDEGVFDIHDYAQSILSKLSGLDVTIICEPGRSIVGNSGYLVTQVLYEKHTPKKRFVIVDGAMNDLLRPSLYDAHHGVSVIKQRKEEGELSLADVVGPICESADFLAKNIELPPMHAGDFVIFENAGAYGFSMSSNYNTRGRCAEVGVQKEGVFLLRRRESLEFLIRDELEFLNHRQK
- a CDS encoding DUF417 family protein translates to MYITALRGLSQLKHVAVVISHLAIFLIFIWIGGLKFFNYEAEGIVPFVANSPLSSFFYKDPGNYKSNKIPEGTYDEQKHQWNDKNRTYLVSYGLGILIILYGTMVLFGLIYPILGVIGGILVFLMTCITLSFLITTPEVWVANLCGMNHGFPYLSGAGRLVIKDVAIMACALVVVSSCSERILKKSNNIS
- a CDS encoding mannose-1-phosphate guanylyltransferase/mannose-6-phosphate isomerase; amino-acid sequence: MLRIVILCGGSGTRLWPLSRENFPKQFHKLFGESSLFQKTLLRNLPLKNLYTDAKIEVVSNEQYYFLLQNQSAEIGVEISSFICESVSKNTAAAIAFSAFHAKPSDILLVLPSDHLILDSKSYLEHIHKAIEIAQNGYLLTFGITPKEPHTGYGYIQSHQGIVKKFIEKPDLKHAKEYYKAGDFYWNSGMFCFQAKVFLQELECYAKNIYDHAKEAYLHARKDSPGILVLPKEQSQKIPSNSIDYAVLEKSSRVYCLASDFSWNDVGSFDSLQSCVENTPIVTESSSNNFVLANKLVAMIDVEDLIVIDTQDSMLIAKKGSSQKVKNILPKIKQVAPELTQNHQFTYRPWGSYQVLLETPTYKIKQIVVKPQSRLSLQKHFHRNEHWIIVSGTAQITLESDTFALHPNESTYIPMGKTHRLANLGKIDLVVIEVQIGEYLGEDDIVRIEDDFSRK
- a CDS encoding sulfite exporter TauE/SafE family protein — protein: MLVEESNAIFLSLVGLFTGITAGFFGIGGGEIVVPSAIFAHFSYSHAVGISLIQMLFSSLVGSIINYSKGLLSLKEGFFAAFGGLMGAFLGSFLLKFIDDKILMSVFVIVVCYSFFKYAFSNSKKQHFEEAHFSMHKEEGPKPCHGFISSSIDRTHAILFFAGLITGIFSIPLGMGGGILMVPFLGFFLKYDSKKIVPLGLFFVVFASLSGVVSLYHGGVLDNTAIQAGLITGVGAFLGVGIGIKLIALASERVHKILLLLIYALSILATLHKLITML